A genomic window from Streptomyces sp. WMMC940 includes:
- a CDS encoding sensor histidine kinase, with the protein MSVASRGGWSLRTRLVVSAVVLIAVVAAVIGSVTTLALRTYLYGQKDEQLRGVALRAAGPPPGARGGGPRAPEPLRFVTGGGAPLGTVGAQVAADGALGGGVVSTQQDSDELGPRVTDRVLTGAEKAALTAVPRDGRPHTVELPGLGGYRVEYRAGGNGAFLVGVPLAEVHSTLATLVVVEICVTAAGLVAAGLAGGALVGVALRPLRRVAATATRVSELPLHSGEVALYERVPEAEADPGTEVGRVGAALNRMLDHVHSALHARQESETRVRQFVADAGHELRTPLASIRGYAELTRRGRERPGPDTRHALARIESEATRMTGLVEDLLLLARLDAGRPLAYRSTDLSPLVVDAVSDARAAGPEHIWRLELPDDPAVVRADPERLQQVLVNLLANARTHTPPGTTVTAAVRPLQCRTAVALEVRDDGPGIPPALLPHVFERFARGDASRSRHAGSTGLGLAIVHAVVAAHGGTVDAASAPGRTVLTVRLPLVRQPGNSQTAHSLGTRG; encoded by the coding sequence ATGAGCGTGGCCTCGCGCGGCGGATGGTCGCTGCGGACCCGGCTCGTGGTGTCCGCGGTGGTGCTCATCGCGGTGGTCGCGGCGGTCATCGGCTCCGTGACGACGCTCGCGCTGCGCACGTACCTGTACGGGCAGAAGGACGAGCAGCTCCGCGGCGTCGCGCTGCGGGCGGCCGGCCCTCCTCCGGGCGCCCGGGGCGGCGGCCCGCGGGCGCCGGAGCCGCTGCGGTTCGTCACGGGCGGCGGCGCGCCGCTCGGGACGGTCGGCGCGCAGGTCGCGGCGGACGGTGCCCTCGGCGGCGGGGTCGTCTCCACCCAGCAGGACTCGGACGAGCTGGGCCCACGGGTCACGGACCGGGTCCTGACCGGGGCGGAGAAGGCCGCGCTCACGGCCGTGCCGCGGGACGGACGGCCGCACACCGTGGAACTGCCGGGTCTCGGCGGCTACCGCGTCGAGTACCGTGCGGGCGGCAACGGCGCGTTCCTCGTCGGCGTTCCCCTGGCCGAGGTCCACAGCACCCTGGCCACGCTCGTCGTCGTCGAGATCTGTGTGACCGCCGCCGGACTGGTTGCCGCCGGACTGGCGGGCGGCGCCCTCGTCGGGGTCGCGCTGCGCCCGCTGCGGAGGGTCGCGGCGACCGCCACCCGGGTCTCCGAACTTCCCCTGCACAGCGGCGAGGTTGCGCTGTACGAGCGGGTGCCCGAGGCGGAGGCCGACCCCGGCACCGAGGTCGGCAGGGTCGGCGCCGCGCTCAACCGGATGCTCGACCACGTCCATTCCGCCCTGCACGCGCGGCAGGAGAGCGAGACGCGGGTGCGGCAGTTCGTGGCGGACGCCGGCCATGAGCTGCGCACGCCCCTCGCGTCCATCCGCGGTTACGCCGAGCTGACCCGGCGCGGACGGGAGCGGCCCGGGCCGGACACCCGGCACGCGCTCGCCCGGATCGAGTCGGAGGCCACCCGGATGACGGGGCTGGTGGAGGATCTCCTGCTGCTGGCGCGGCTCGACGCGGGGCGGCCCCTGGCGTACCGGAGCACCGATCTGTCGCCGCTCGTCGTCGACGCGGTGAGCGACGCCCGGGCCGCGGGACCGGAGCACATCTGGCGTCTGGAACTGCCGGACGACCCCGCCGTGGTAAGGGCCGATCCGGAGCGGCTGCAGCAGGTGCTGGTCAATCTGCTGGCCAACGCCCGTACGCACACTCCGCCGGGCACCACCGTCACCGCGGCCGTGCGGCCGCTGCAGTGCCGGACGGCGGTCGCGCTGGAGGTCCGGGACGACGGTCCGGGCATTCCCCCCGCCCTGCTTCCGCACGTCTTCGAACGCTTCGCGCGCGGTGACGCCTCGCGTTCCCGGCACGCGGGCAGCACCGGCCTCGGGCTCGCGATCGTGCACGCCGTGGTCGCGGCGCACGGCGGAACGGTCGACGCGGCGAGCGCGCCGGGCCGCACCGTCCTCACCGTGCGGCTGCCGCTCGTACGGCAACCCGGCAACTCACAGACGGCGCACAGTCTCGGCACACGGGGGTGA
- a CDS encoding bifunctional glycosyltransferase family 2/GtrA family protein codes for MRTDTPAGTTATGTLPAREHLPVGTAGPPVLDVVIPVFNEEKDLEPCVRRLHDHLAATFPYGFRITVADNASTDRTPRVAAALAASVPQVRALRLEQKGRGRALRAVWAASDAPVLAYMDVDLSTDLNALLPLVAPLISGHSDLAVGSRLTRSSRVVRGAKREFVSRTYNLILRGSLAARFSDAQCGFKAIRREVAERLLPMVEDTGWFFDTELLVLAERAGLRIHEVPVDWVDDPDSTVRIVRTAVDDLKGVLRVGRALAVGALPLDRLARPFGDDPRDGRIGGVPGGLARQLVGFCAVGVLSTLCYLLLYSVFRAGAGPQTANAAALLLSAIGNTAANRRLTFGVRGRERAVRHQAQGLLVLGIGLALTSGSLAALDAAAGSPSHGTELAVLVVANLAATVLRFLLFRAWVFPVRRSLTRPRPTGMTVPDAGTDGTVPEARTNGTTTGGRR; via the coding sequence ATGCGAACCGACACCCCGGCGGGCACCACCGCCACGGGCACCCTGCCGGCACGGGAGCATCTGCCCGTGGGCACGGCGGGCCCGCCCGTGCTCGATGTGGTCATCCCCGTCTTCAACGAGGAGAAGGACCTGGAGCCGTGCGTGCGCCGGCTCCACGACCATCTCGCCGCCACCTTCCCGTACGGCTTCCGGATCACCGTCGCGGACAACGCCAGTACCGACCGCACACCCCGGGTGGCGGCGGCGCTCGCGGCCTCGGTCCCGCAAGTCCGGGCTCTCCGTCTGGAGCAGAAGGGGCGCGGTCGTGCGCTGCGGGCGGTGTGGGCGGCGTCCGACGCGCCCGTGCTGGCGTACATGGACGTCGACCTGTCCACCGACCTCAACGCGCTGCTGCCCCTGGTCGCCCCGCTGATCTCCGGCCACTCGGACCTGGCCGTAGGCTCGCGGCTCACGCGTTCGTCGCGGGTGGTGCGCGGGGCGAAGCGGGAGTTCGTCTCCCGTACGTACAACCTGATCCTGCGCGGTTCGCTGGCCGCGCGGTTCTCGGACGCGCAGTGCGGGTTCAAGGCGATACGGCGCGAGGTTGCCGAGCGCCTGCTGCCGATGGTCGAGGACACCGGCTGGTTCTTCGACACGGAGCTGCTGGTGCTGGCCGAGCGGGCGGGCCTGCGGATCCACGAGGTTCCCGTGGACTGGGTCGACGACCCGGACTCCACCGTGCGCATCGTGCGCACGGCCGTCGACGACCTGAAGGGCGTGCTGCGGGTCGGACGGGCGCTGGCGGTCGGGGCGCTCCCCCTGGACCGGCTCGCACGGCCGTTCGGCGACGACCCGAGGGACGGCCGGATCGGCGGAGTCCCCGGCGGGCTGGCCCGTCAGCTGGTCGGCTTCTGCGCGGTCGGTGTGCTCTCGACGCTCTGCTACCTGCTGCTGTACTCGGTGTTCCGTGCCGGGGCGGGGCCGCAGACGGCGAACGCCGCCGCGCTGCTGCTCTCGGCGATCGGGAACACGGCGGCGAACCGGCGCCTGACCTTCGGTGTGCGCGGGCGCGAGCGGGCGGTGCGCCACCAGGCCCAGGGGCTGCTGGTCCTCGGTATCGGTCTCGCCCTCACCAGCGGTTCCCTCGCCGCGCTGGACGCCGCGGCCGGCAGTCCCTCCCACGGCACCGAGCTGGCCGTCCTGGTCGTGGCGAACCTCGCGGCCACCGTGCTGCGCTTCCTGCTCTTCCGCGCCTGGGTCTTTCCCGTGCGCCGCTCCCTGACGCGCCCGCGCCCCACGGGCATGACGGTTCCCGACGCCGGTACGGACGGCACGGTTCCCGAGGCTCGTACGAACGGCACGACCACGGGAGGCCGACGATGA
- a CDS encoding ArnT family glycosyltransferase, translated as MTTAPHDAYAATASAAAGPPRTPPRPGRAARLWRGRAEDPVWARPALVALLTLTGALYLYNLSASGYANSFYSAAVQAGGESWKAFFFGSSDAANSITVDKPPAALWPMALSVRLFGLGSWQILVPEVLMGVAAVAVVHAAVRRRFSAAAGLIAGAVLAMTPVAALMFRFNNPDALLALLTTVAVYCVLRALEAARTGWLVWAGVVVGFAFLTKTLQAFLVLPPLALVYAVCAPAPVRRRIGQLALAGAALIVSGGWWVAVVELWPTASRPYIGGSQNNSFLELTFGYNGLGRISGNEIGSVGGGRRGGGWGETGIGRMFGDGVGGQISWLLPAALVLLVAGLVVTRRGGRTDTARAAFLAWGGALLTTLFVFSFMAGIFHEYYTVALAPYIAALVGMGTTVLWEERGHPAARAALAGAVAVTAVWAWVLLGRTADFVPWLRTAVLVGGLVAAAGLLFAGRLGRALALGAAGLGLAASLAGPVAYTLSTLGSGHQGSIVTAGPASARGGPGGGPGARGDGGPAADGGGMPPGAGDGGGRGQGPGQGLGQGQGPGQGVPPGPGQNQGQGQGQGRQAWGEGPAGAGRAGGLLDGPDVGSAVVAQLTENASAHTWVAAAVGSQNAAAYQLATEEPVMAIGGFNGSDPSPTLARFQQYVAAGSVHWFIDGAAGGGARGGGPGGESSAEIQEWVRANFTQVTAGGTTLYDLTSAR; from the coding sequence ATGACGACCGCACCGCACGACGCGTACGCGGCCACCGCGAGCGCGGCCGCGGGACCGCCGCGCACGCCGCCGCGACCCGGCCGGGCCGCCCGCCTGTGGCGGGGCCGTGCCGAGGACCCGGTCTGGGCGCGGCCCGCCCTGGTCGCCCTGCTGACGCTGACCGGCGCGCTGTACCTGTACAACCTGAGCGCCTCCGGCTACGCCAACTCCTTCTACTCCGCAGCCGTCCAGGCGGGCGGCGAGAGCTGGAAGGCGTTCTTCTTCGGCTCGTCCGACGCCGCGAACTCCATCACCGTCGACAAACCGCCCGCCGCGCTCTGGCCGATGGCGCTGTCGGTCCGGCTGTTCGGGCTCGGGTCGTGGCAGATCCTGGTGCCCGAGGTGCTGATGGGCGTGGCGGCGGTGGCCGTCGTCCATGCGGCCGTCCGTCGGCGCTTCAGCGCGGCGGCGGGGCTGATCGCGGGCGCGGTGCTGGCCATGACGCCGGTCGCCGCGCTGATGTTCCGCTTCAACAACCCGGACGCGCTGCTGGCACTGCTGACGACCGTGGCCGTGTACTGCGTGCTGCGCGCACTGGAGGCCGCCCGTACCGGATGGCTGGTGTGGGCGGGCGTCGTGGTCGGGTTCGCGTTCCTCACCAAGACCCTGCAGGCGTTCCTCGTCCTGCCGCCGCTCGCGCTCGTGTACGCGGTGTGCGCGCCCGCTCCCGTACGGCGCAGGATCGGCCAACTCGCCCTCGCGGGAGCGGCGCTGATCGTCTCCGGAGGGTGGTGGGTGGCGGTCGTCGAGCTGTGGCCGACGGCCTCGCGCCCGTACATCGGCGGTTCCCAGAACAACAGCTTCCTCGAACTCACCTTCGGCTACAACGGCCTCGGCCGCATCAGCGGCAACGAGATCGGCAGCGTCGGCGGCGGCCGACGGGGCGGCGGCTGGGGGGAGACCGGCATCGGCCGGATGTTCGGCGACGGCGTAGGAGGCCAGATCTCCTGGCTGCTGCCCGCCGCACTCGTCCTGCTCGTCGCGGGCCTCGTCGTGACCCGGCGAGGCGGCAGGACCGACACCGCGAGGGCGGCCTTCCTCGCCTGGGGCGGGGCGCTGCTGACGACGCTCTTCGTCTTCAGCTTCATGGCCGGGATCTTCCACGAGTACTACACGGTGGCGCTCGCCCCGTACATCGCGGCGCTCGTCGGAATGGGCACCACCGTGCTGTGGGAGGAGCGCGGTCATCCCGCGGCCCGTGCGGCGCTGGCCGGCGCGGTGGCGGTGACGGCGGTCTGGGCCTGGGTCCTGCTCGGCCGCACCGCGGACTTCGTGCCGTGGCTGCGCACGGCGGTGCTGGTGGGTGGGCTCGTGGCCGCGGCGGGACTGCTGTTCGCCGGGCGGCTCGGGCGTGCGCTCGCGCTGGGCGCGGCGGGTCTCGGGCTCGCGGCGTCGCTGGCCGGGCCGGTGGCGTACACCCTGTCCACACTGGGCAGCGGCCACCAGGGCTCGATCGTGACGGCGGGACCGGCGTCCGCGCGTGGCGGGCCTGGGGGCGGCCCCGGCGCCCGAGGTGACGGCGGTCCCGCGGCGGACGGCGGCGGGATGCCGCCGGGTGCGGGGGACGGAGGGGGCCGGGGTCAGGGCCCGGGACAGGGTCTCGGCCAAGGCCAAGGACCGGGTCAGGGCGTACCGCCCGGCCCCGGCCAGAACCAGGGCCAGGGCCAGGGCCAGGGCCGCCAGGCGTGGGGCGAAGGGCCCGCCGGTGCCGGCAGGGCGGGCGGTCTGCTCGACGGTCCGGACGTCGGTTCCGCCGTCGTCGCCCAGTTGACGGAGAACGCCTCCGCCCACACCTGGGTGGCCGCCGCGGTCGGTTCCCAGAACGCGGCCGCGTACCAACTCGCCACCGAGGAGCCGGTCATGGCGATCGGCGGCTTCAACGGCAGCGACCCGTCGCCGACGCTCGCCCGGTTCCAGCAGTACGTGGCCGCCGGCAGCGTCCACTGGTTCATCGACGGCGCCGCCGGCGGGGGCGCCCGGGGAGGGGGCCCGGGCGGCGAAAGCAGCGCCGAGATCCAGGAGTGGGTCCGGGCGAACTTCACGCAGGTCACCGCGGGGGGCACCACCCTGTACGACCTCACCTCGGCGCGCTAG
- a CDS encoding MarR family winged helix-turn-helix transcriptional regulator — MAERSQYQELARQIGAMGAVKRSVERLLPAECPSGSAAVLALLDRYGEMRISRLAELLAVDMSVTSRHVAHVAGRGWIERSPDPDDGRSRILRLTPAGVERLGDLGRRTTDLFAHHLEDWSDDDVGRLNALLARLRESLGDCRTARTPT, encoded by the coding sequence GTGGCCGAACGGAGTCAGTACCAGGAGCTGGCCCGCCAGATCGGCGCCATGGGCGCCGTGAAGAGGAGCGTCGAGCGCCTGCTGCCCGCGGAGTGCCCGTCCGGCTCCGCCGCCGTGCTGGCCCTCCTCGACCGGTACGGGGAGATGCGGATCAGCCGGCTCGCGGAGCTCCTCGCCGTCGACATGTCCGTCACCAGCCGTCATGTGGCGCACGTCGCCGGACGCGGCTGGATAGAGCGGTCACCCGACCCGGACGACGGGCGCTCGCGCATCCTGCGGCTCACCCCCGCGGGGGTGGAGCGGCTCGGCGACCTCGGCCGACGCACCACCGATCTGTTCGCCCACCACCTTGAGGACTGGTCCGACGACGACGTCGGACGGCTCAACGCGCTGCTGGCCCGCCTCCGCGAATCCCTCGGGGACTGCCGGACCGCCCGTACACCCACGTAA
- a CDS encoding RNA polymerase sigma factor SigF: MSAEQGSSKVLTLTQSAPSPDALPAPEPVSAPMSVDVAVDLPPEAPEALDTRTLSRSLFLRLAALDQDSPERTYVRDTLIELNLPLVRYAAARFRSRNEPMEDIVQVGTIGLIKAIDRFDCERGVEFPTFAMPTVVGEIKRFFRDTSWSVRVPRRLQELRLALTKASDELAQKLDRSPTVPELAAVLGVSEEDVVDGLAVGNAYTASSLDSPSPEDDGGEGSLADRLGYEDGALEGVEYRESLKPLLAKLPPRERQIIMLRFFANMTQSQIGEEVGISQMHVSRLLTRTLAQLREGLIAD; the protein is encoded by the coding sequence ATGTCCGCAGAACAGGGCAGCTCGAAGGTGCTCACGCTCACGCAGAGCGCTCCCTCGCCCGACGCGCTCCCGGCGCCCGAACCGGTGTCCGCGCCCATGTCCGTGGACGTGGCCGTGGATCTGCCGCCCGAGGCCCCCGAAGCCCTCGACACCCGCACGCTCTCGCGCTCGCTCTTCCTGCGGCTGGCCGCGCTCGACCAGGACAGCCCCGAACGCACGTATGTGCGCGACACCCTCATCGAGCTCAACCTGCCGCTGGTGCGCTACGCGGCGGCCCGCTTCCGCAGCCGCAACGAGCCGATGGAGGACATCGTCCAGGTCGGCACCATCGGCCTCATCAAGGCGATCGACCGCTTCGACTGCGAACGGGGCGTGGAGTTCCCGACGTTCGCCATGCCGACCGTGGTCGGCGAGATCAAGCGCTTCTTCCGGGACACGAGTTGGTCGGTACGGGTTCCGCGCCGGCTCCAGGAACTGCGCCTCGCGCTGACGAAGGCGAGCGACGAGCTGGCCCAGAAGCTGGACCGCTCCCCGACGGTGCCCGAACTCGCCGCGGTACTGGGCGTGTCGGAGGAGGACGTGGTCGACGGCCTCGCCGTGGGCAACGCGTACACGGCGTCCTCGCTGGACTCCCCGTCGCCGGAGGACGACGGCGGCGAGGGCTCCCTGGCGGACCGGCTCGGCTACGAGGACGGCGCGTTGGAGGGCGTCGAGTACCGCGAGTCCCTGAAGCCGCTGCTGGCCAAACTCCCGCCGCGCGAACGGCAGATCATCATGCTGCGCTTCTTCGCCAACATGACGCAGTCGCAGATCGGCGAGGAGGTCGGCATCTCCCAGATGCACGTCTCCCGCCTGCTCACAAGGACGTTGGCACAGCTGCGCGAGGGCCTGATCGCCGACTGA
- a CDS encoding RNA polymerase sigma factor SigF codes for MPASTAPQVPPQNETEGRTKQSRGADTRALTQVLFAQLKDLEPGTPEHTRVRAALIEANLPLVRYAAARFRSRNEPMEDVVQVGTIGLINAIDRFDPERGVQFPTFAMPTVVGEIKRYFRDNVRTVHVPRRLHELWVQVNGATEDLTTTHGRSPTTAEIAERLKISEDEVLACIEAGRSYHATSLEAAQEGDGLPGLLDRLGYEDPALAGVEHRDLVRHLLVQLPEREQRILLLRYYSNLTQSQISAELGVSQMHVSRLLARSFARLRSANRIEA; via the coding sequence GTGCCGGCCAGTACAGCGCCTCAAGTGCCGCCCCAGAACGAGACCGAGGGCCGGACCAAGCAGAGCCGGGGCGCGGACACCAGGGCGCTGACCCAGGTGCTCTTCGCCCAGCTGAAGGACCTGGAGCCCGGCACACCCGAGCACACCCGCGTCCGGGCCGCGCTCATCGAGGCGAACCTGCCCCTGGTCCGTTATGCGGCGGCACGTTTCCGCAGCCGCAACGAGCCGATGGAGGACGTGGTCCAGGTCGGCACGATCGGCCTGATCAACGCGATCGACCGCTTCGACCCCGAGCGGGGCGTGCAGTTCCCGACGTTCGCGATGCCCACCGTGGTCGGCGAGATCAAACGATACTTCCGCGACAACGTGCGGACCGTGCACGTGCCCCGCCGGTTGCACGAGCTCTGGGTGCAGGTCAACGGCGCGACGGAGGACCTGACGACGACGCACGGGCGGTCCCCGACGACGGCCGAGATCGCGGAACGGCTGAAGATCTCCGAGGACGAGGTCCTCGCCTGCATCGAGGCGGGCCGGTCGTACCACGCGACGTCACTGGAGGCCGCACAGGAGGGCGACGGACTGCCGGGGCTGCTGGACCGGCTGGGCTACGAGGACCCCGCGCTCGCCGGGGTCGAGCACCGCGACCTCGTACGCCATCTCCTCGTACAACTGCCCGAGCGCGAACAGCGGATCCTGCTGCTGCGCTACTACAGCAATCTGACGCAGTCCCAGATCAGCGCCGAACTGGGGGTCTCGCAGATGCATGTGTCAAGGCTCCTCGCCCGCAGCTTCGCACGATTGAGATCCGCAAACAGGATCGAGGCGTAA
- the tadA gene encoding tRNA adenosine(34) deaminase TadA, translated as MRLALDEAARAPLAGDVPVGAVVLAEDGTVLAAGHNERELTGDPTGHAEVLALRRAAVVRGSWRLTGCTLVVTLEPCTMCAGALVLSRVDRVVYGARDEKAGAAGSLWDVVRDRRLNHRPEVIHGVLEAECAQQLTAFFRGPRGDAGEGLRDGLPDC; from the coding sequence ATGCGGCTCGCGCTGGACGAGGCCGCACGTGCGCCGCTGGCCGGGGACGTCCCGGTCGGCGCCGTCGTGCTGGCCGAGGACGGCACGGTCCTGGCGGCCGGCCACAACGAGCGCGAGCTGACCGGCGACCCCACCGGGCACGCCGAGGTCCTCGCGCTCCGGCGGGCGGCCGTGGTGCGCGGGAGCTGGCGGCTGACCGGCTGCACGCTCGTCGTCACGCTGGAGCCGTGCACGATGTGCGCGGGCGCCCTGGTGCTGTCCAGGGTGGACCGGGTGGTCTACGGCGCCCGCGACGAGAAGGCGGGCGCGGCGGGCTCGCTCTGGGACGTCGTACGGGACCGGCGGCTCAACCACCGCCCGGAGGTGATCCACGGAGTGCTGGAGGCCGAGTGCGCACAGCAGCTCACGGCGTTCTTCCGGGGCCCTCGCGGTGATGCCGGGGAGGGGCTGCGGGACGGCCTTCCCGACTGCTGA
- a CDS encoding tRNA adenosine deaminase-associated protein, with product MYFAALLARTEDGWVASDTELDDVETLSDLADLARDASVNEDTVLAFIEQEDTWFGIVRVDGEDDPRVFVSDAASAARSSYGAMLTDELLGKDEEDDELDSLDLDGTEDGEPEAEEDSADDSDAVPVGPLGDSELLADLGMSAKELYALSSDALTEIADTLGASEMLEAVR from the coding sequence GTGTACTTCGCCGCACTGCTCGCGCGCACCGAAGACGGGTGGGTAGCGAGCGACACAGAGCTCGACGATGTGGAGACCCTGTCGGATCTGGCCGACCTGGCCCGCGATGCCTCGGTGAACGAGGACACGGTGCTCGCCTTCATCGAGCAGGAAGACACATGGTTCGGCATCGTCCGGGTGGACGGCGAGGACGATCCTCGTGTCTTCGTCTCGGACGCTGCCTCGGCGGCACGCTCCTCCTACGGGGCGATGCTCACGGACGAGCTGCTCGGCAAGGACGAGGAGGATGACGAGCTGGACTCGCTCGACCTCGACGGCACGGAGGACGGCGAACCGGAGGCCGAGGAGGACTCGGCCGACGACTCCGACGCGGTCCCGGTCGGGCCGCTCGGCGACTCCGAGCTGCTCGCCGACCTCGGGATGTCCGCCAAGGAGCTCTACGCGCTCAGCTCGGACGCACTGACCGAGATCGCCGACACCCTCGGCGCTTCCGAGATGCTGGAGGCCGTCCGCTAG
- the upp gene encoding uracil phosphoribosyltransferase, with product MRIHVVDHPLVAHKLTTLRDRRTDSPTFRRLADELVTLLAYEATRDVRTEQIDIETPVSATTGVKLSRPRPLVVPILRAGLGMLDGMVRLLPTAEVGFLGMIRNEETLEASTYATRMPEDLSGRQVYVLDPMLATGGTLVAAIQELIKRGADDVTAVVLLAAPEGVEVMERELAGTPVTVVTASVDERLNEHGYIVPGLGDAGDRMYGAAE from the coding sequence ATGCGGATCCACGTCGTCGACCACCCCTTGGTGGCGCACAAACTCACCACCCTGCGCGACCGGCGCACGGACTCCCCCACCTTCCGGCGCCTCGCCGACGAGCTGGTGACCCTGCTCGCGTACGAGGCCACGCGTGATGTGCGCACCGAGCAGATCGACATCGAGACGCCGGTGTCGGCGACCACGGGAGTGAAGCTCTCCCGTCCGCGGCCCCTGGTGGTGCCGATCCTGCGGGCCGGTCTCGGCATGCTCGACGGCATGGTGCGGCTGCTGCCGACCGCCGAGGTGGGCTTCCTCGGCATGATCCGCAATGAGGAGACCCTGGAGGCGTCGACGTATGCGACGCGCATGCCGGAGGACCTCTCGGGCCGCCAGGTGTACGTCCTCGACCCCATGCTGGCCACGGGCGGCACGCTGGTCGCGGCGATCCAGGAGCTGATCAAGCGCGGTGCCGACGATGTGACGGCGGTCGTGCTGCTGGCTGCGCCGGAGGGTGTCGAGGTGATGGAGCGCGAGCTCGCGGGCACGCCGGTGACGGTCGTGACGGCCTCCGTCGACGAGCGGCTCAACGAGCACGGCTACATCGTTCCGGGTCTGGGCGACGCGGGCGACCGGATGTACGGCGCGGCCGAGTAG
- a CDS encoding LytR C-terminal domain-containing protein has translation MSMLTPPGMGGKYRITGNAYPRMRRPRRRRKVVLAVVAAVAVIGLGGWGTLQLIDAFSDDAKKAGAKSRAAACKPRSAPSTAPPPPRPAQITVNVYNATPRSGLAKATADELQKRGFNIGKVGNAPAEYDKKVPGPGILLGAPGAYEGSFGVLGTQLAGAQVKADARTSADVDLIIGTAFKTLNTKPVADKALAALAEPEPAPGECG, from the coding sequence ATGAGCATGCTCACTCCCCCAGGCATGGGCGGAAAGTACCGCATTACGGGCAACGCCTATCCACGTATGCGCCGCCCCCGTCGCCGCCGCAAGGTCGTGCTCGCAGTCGTCGCAGCCGTGGCCGTCATCGGCCTCGGCGGGTGGGGAACGCTGCAGCTCATCGACGCCTTCTCGGACGATGCCAAGAAGGCCGGCGCCAAGAGCCGGGCCGCGGCGTGCAAGCCGCGGTCCGCACCGTCGACCGCGCCGCCACCGCCGAGGCCCGCCCAGATCACCGTCAACGTCTACAACGCCACCCCGCGCAGCGGACTGGCCAAGGCCACCGCCGACGAGTTGCAGAAGCGCGGCTTCAACATCGGCAAGGTGGGCAACGCCCCGGCGGAGTACGACAAGAAGGTGCCCGGCCCCGGAATTCTGCTGGGCGCGCCGGGCGCCTACGAGGGGTCGTTCGGCGTGCTGGGCACCCAGCTCGCCGGCGCCCAGGTGAAGGCCGACGCCCGCACCTCCGCGGACGTCGACCTGATCATCGGCACGGCCTTCAAGACGCTGAACACCAAACCCGTCGCGGACAAGGCGCTGGCCGCACTGGCCGAGCCCGAGCCCGCGCCGGGCGAGTGCGGCTGA
- a CDS encoding type II toxin-antitoxin system VapB family antitoxin, which produces MIFKRIGNGRPYPDHGRESTRQWADVAPRPVRLDQLVTTKGQLDLETLLAEDSTFYGDLFAHVVKWQGDLYLEDGLHRAVRAALQQRQVLHARVLELD; this is translated from the coding sequence GTGATCTTCAAGCGCATCGGAAACGGGCGGCCGTATCCCGACCACGGCCGGGAAAGCACCCGGCAGTGGGCGGATGTCGCGCCGCGCCCGGTCCGCCTCGATCAGCTCGTGACCACCAAGGGCCAGCTGGACCTCGAGACCCTCCTCGCCGAGGACTCGACCTTCTACGGGGACCTGTTCGCCCATGTCGTGAAGTGGCAGGGTGACCTCTACCTCGAGGACGGGCTGCACCGCGCCGTGCGCGCTGCACTCCAGCAGCGCCAGGTGCTGCACGCCCGGGTGCTCGAACTGGACTGA